The proteins below are encoded in one region of Tsuneonella sp. CC-YZS046:
- a CDS encoding DUF2062 domain-containing protein has protein sequence MKTRIFNWTRRNMPTREQMERSRWIRPFANRVLRSELWRFTRRSVPRGVALGMLVGIIIPFAQILFASLLSLTVRANVPVAALTTFVTNPFTTPLIWVLSYKVGSWLLQVDAMTIVAPVNTAMEHTELQDALQWLTGATLVTAFGLVVVAVVAAAVSYLVASLSWRAWIAHKRKVRLAEARERMHARMRMQ, from the coding sequence GTGAAGACCCGTATTTTCAATTGGACCCGGCGCAATATGCCGACCCGCGAGCAGATGGAGCGCAGCCGCTGGATACGCCCTTTCGCAAATCGGGTGTTGCGCTCCGAACTGTGGCGCTTCACCCGGCGTTCGGTGCCGCGCGGCGTGGCGCTGGGCATGCTGGTGGGCATCATCATACCCTTTGCGCAGATTCTGTTCGCATCCCTGCTCAGCCTGACGGTCCGCGCCAATGTTCCGGTTGCCGCGCTGACCACTTTCGTTACCAATCCGTTCACCACGCCCTTGATCTGGGTGCTGTCCTACAAGGTCGGCAGCTGGCTGCTGCAGGTGGATGCGATGACGATTGTTGCTCCGGTCAATACGGCCATGGAACACACCGAACTGCAGGATGCCCTGCAATGGCTGACGGGCGCCACGCTCGTCACCGCCTTCGGCCTGGTGGTGGTGGCGGTCGTCGCGGCTGCCGTCAGCTATCTGGTGGCCAGCCTGTCGTGGCGCGCCTGGATCGCTCACAAGCGCAAGGTGCGTTTGGCCGAAGCGCGTGAGCGGATGCATGCGCGGATGCGAATGCAATGA
- a CDS encoding response regulator — protein MTALGGSRSPAFGVMAVGGALLASLVLLWLVTGQPLVVAAYGGGLLSLAALVAVLSHRRSAPLIQEFPLPDWSVTVAAIEGDGAAVVITDRANRMVCANSAFSEAFGLDYAPPLLKLAAGSAERLERAGRAAWRDGTGSVAQLQDEGGARWRGDIMRAGRGDDYLIWRFAPLRETDPVAELGERITGTFGRMLSEGGVEAALVGPEGAIRVASRGFALRAAGDEAATMAGQDFAGLLRADNRDRIFFAREGRNGSSQTLVQIALADPDDLDPAAPGNAPSLMLLLDSGIGLGASAGMEGHAGTSQLEALLAQLPVGLAMADRDGRFLFANRAFLRAAGVDGKALPPYPTDLVVREDKGPLADSVRRFAQGPASSGDMAIRLRDNPEEPVSLGLAGVRGLGESAVLLSLADTTEEARLKRQVAQATKMQAVGQLAGGVAHDFNNVLTAIIGHCDLMLLRHIPGDSDYDDIQQIKANSNRAASLTRQLLAFSRQQTLRPEVLQLPDVVSEVSQLLKRLMGEKIGFQVHHDRDLGPVRADPQQLEQVIVNLAVNARDAIQAHGDGAGRVTIATRRIASSDVRRMKTDIIPIGDYTALIVEDTGGGIPQEHFGKIFEPFFTTKEMGKGTGLGLSTVYGIVKQSGGFVFVENVPGPGGRTVGARFVIYLPVYDGLVPTAAQRAEEVTEWAGGGRLLLVEDEDMVRAVAERALAREGYDIVTACDGEEGLEKVKAGEEFDLVISDVVMPSMDGPAMLREIRKLRPGLPVLFMSGYAEEQLRRDIDIENMHFIPKPFSVQQIARKVAEVLGGRAA, from the coding sequence ATGACGGCGCTGGGCGGTTCGCGCAGCCCTGCTTTCGGCGTCATGGCCGTTGGCGGGGCGCTGCTTGCCAGCCTTGTCCTGCTGTGGCTCGTCACCGGGCAGCCGCTGGTCGTCGCGGCCTATGGCGGCGGCCTGCTCAGCCTGGCCGCGCTGGTCGCGGTCCTTTCGCACCGCCGCTCCGCCCCGTTGATCCAGGAATTTCCGCTGCCGGACTGGTCGGTCACGGTCGCGGCGATCGAAGGGGACGGTGCGGCCGTCGTCATCACGGACCGGGCCAATCGCATGGTATGCGCGAACAGCGCCTTCAGCGAGGCTTTCGGGCTGGATTACGCTCCCCCTCTGCTCAAGCTCGCCGCCGGTTCCGCCGAGCGGCTGGAGCGGGCCGGGCGCGCCGCATGGCGCGATGGAACCGGCAGCGTGGCGCAGCTTCAGGATGAAGGCGGCGCGCGCTGGCGGGGCGATATCATGCGGGCCGGGCGGGGCGACGATTACCTGATCTGGCGATTTGCTCCGTTGCGGGAAACCGATCCCGTCGCGGAGCTGGGGGAGCGCATCACCGGCACGTTCGGCCGGATGCTGAGCGAAGGCGGGGTGGAAGCCGCGCTGGTCGGCCCGGAAGGCGCGATCCGCGTGGCAAGCAGGGGCTTCGCCTTGCGCGCGGCCGGGGATGAAGCGGCGACCATGGCGGGGCAGGATTTCGCCGGCCTGCTGCGCGCGGACAACCGGGACCGGATATTCTTCGCGCGTGAAGGGCGCAACGGATCTTCGCAGACCCTGGTGCAGATCGCCCTTGCCGATCCGGACGATCTCGATCCGGCGGCGCCCGGCAATGCGCCTTCGCTGATGCTGCTGCTCGATTCGGGCATCGGGCTGGGCGCTTCGGCGGGCATGGAGGGCCATGCCGGCACCAGCCAGCTGGAAGCCCTGCTGGCGCAATTGCCGGTGGGCCTGGCGATGGCCGACCGCGATGGCCGCTTCCTGTTCGCCAATCGCGCCTTCCTGCGCGCGGCCGGGGTGGATGGCAAGGCGCTGCCCCCTTATCCGACCGATCTGGTGGTGCGGGAGGACAAGGGGCCGCTCGCGGATTCGGTCCGGCGGTTCGCGCAGGGGCCGGCCAGTTCGGGCGACATGGCGATCCGCCTGCGCGACAATCCGGAAGAGCCGGTGTCGCTTGGCCTGGCCGGGGTGCGCGGGCTGGGCGAATCGGCCGTCCTGCTGAGCCTGGCGGACACGACGGAGGAGGCGCGGCTCAAGCGCCAGGTCGCCCAGGCCACCAAGATGCAGGCCGTCGGCCAGCTTGCGGGCGGGGTGGCGCATGATTTCAACAATGTGCTGACCGCGATCATCGGCCATTGCGACCTGATGCTGCTGCGCCACATTCCCGGCGACAGCGATTACGACGACATCCAGCAGATCAAGGCGAACTCGAATCGCGCGGCATCGCTGACCCGGCAGTTGCTGGCCTTTTCCCGCCAGCAGACCCTGCGGCCCGAAGTGCTGCAATTGCCCGATGTGGTCTCGGAGGTTTCCCAGCTGCTCAAGCGGCTGATGGGCGAGAAGATCGGGTTCCAGGTCCACCATGATCGCGATCTCGGTCCGGTTCGGGCCGACCCGCAGCAATTGGAGCAGGTCATCGTCAATCTCGCGGTCAATGCCCGCGACGCGATCCAGGCGCATGGGGATGGCGCCGGCCGCGTGACCATAGCGACTCGCCGCATCGCCTCCAGCGATGTGCGCCGGATGAAGACCGACATCATCCCGATCGGGGATTATACGGCGCTGATCGTCGAGGATACGGGCGGCGGCATACCGCAGGAGCATTTTGGCAAGATTTTCGAGCCGTTCTTCACCACCAAGGAAATGGGGAAGGGCACGGGGCTGGGCCTGTCCACGGTCTATGGCATCGTCAAGCAGTCCGGCGGCTTCGTCTTTGTCGAGAATGTGCCGGGCCCGGGCGGGCGGACCGTGGGCGCGCGTTTCGTGATCTATCTGCCGGTCTATGACGGCCTGGTCCCCACGGCCGCCCAGCGCGCGGAAGAGGTGACGGAATGGGCCGGTGGCGGCCGCCTGCTGCTGGTGGAGGACGAGGATATGGTTCGCGCGGTGGCGGAGCGGGCGCTGGCGCGCGAGGGCTACGATATCGTCACGGCCTGCGATGGCGAGGAAGGGCTGGAAAAGGTGAAGGCCGGGGAGGAATTCGATCTGGTCATCAGCGACGTGGTGATGCCCAGCATGGATGGCCCCGCGATGCTGCGCGAAATCCGCAAGCTGCGGCCCGGCCTGCCGGTCCTGTTCATGTCGGGCTATGCCGAGGAACAGCTGCGGCGCGACATCGACATCGAGAACATGCACTTTATCCCCAAGCCGTTTTCCGTGCAGCAGATCGCCCGGAAAGTGGCGGAAGTCCTGGGGGGAAGGGCCGCCTGA
- the alaS gene encoding alanine--tRNA ligase produces the protein MTSTNDIRRSFLDYFAANGHEAVQSAPLVPYNDPTLMFVNAGMVPFKNVFTGLESRTVPRAASSQKCVRAGGKHNDLDNVGYTARHHTFFEMLGNFSFGDYFKEQAIIHAWTLLTKEWGLAPDKLTATVYHTDDEAFDLWRRISGLPEERIIRIATSDNFWSMGDTGPCGPCSEIFYDHGDHIPGGPPGSPDEDGDRFIEIWNLVFMQFEQAADGSRSELPKPSIDTGMGLERIAAVMQGVHDNYDTDTFKALIAASESLTGVRAAGDHVASHRVIADHLRSTSFLVADGVLPSNEGRGYVLRRIMRRAMRHAHLLGASEPLMHRLVPALVTEMGQAYPELGRAQPLIQEVLEREETRFRQTLDKGLKLLDEATGGMAAGESLPGETAFRLYDTYGFPYDLTEDALRARGIGVDREGFDAAMAQQKAAARAAWKGSGAAADGELWFDIAEREGATEFTGYSSTSGEGRVVALVVDGKEVQSAEAGAEVIVLTNQTPFYGESGGQTGDAGRIGNSSGLSISVSDTSKPLGRLHAHHGRIEAGRIAVGETVHLEIDVERRDAIRANHSATHLLHAALRNRLGDHVTQKGSLVAEDRLRFDFSHPKPLTDADIAAIEAEVNAEIRHNEPVVTRLMSPDDAIAAGAMALFGEKYGEEVRVLSMGRADGDAKFYSVELCGGTHVRALGDIALFRIVSESAVSSGVRRIEALTGEAARQWLVAREDALKAVAGAMKTAPEEVVGRVAALMDERKRLEKELAEAKKALALGGGGSASPTASVEQIGGVNFTYQILEGFDPKGLRALVDENKKQLGSGANAVISVVDGRATIAVGVTDDLAGRVSAVDLVRAGVEALGGKGGGGRPDMAQGGGPDGGKAQDAIAAVKAVLAG, from the coding sequence ATGACTTCGACCAACGATATCCGCCGGTCCTTCCTCGATTACTTTGCCGCCAATGGGCATGAGGCGGTGCAGTCGGCGCCGCTCGTGCCCTATAACGATCCGACCCTGATGTTCGTGAACGCGGGCATGGTCCCGTTCAAGAATGTTTTCACCGGGCTGGAAAGCCGCACCGTTCCGCGCGCGGCCAGTTCGCAGAAATGCGTGCGGGCCGGGGGCAAGCACAACGATCTGGACAATGTCGGCTACACCGCGCGGCACCACACCTTCTTCGAGATGCTGGGGAATTTCTCCTTCGGCGATTATTTCAAGGAACAGGCCATCATCCATGCCTGGACCTTGCTGACGAAGGAGTGGGGGCTTGCGCCCGACAAGCTCACCGCCACGGTCTATCACACCGATGACGAGGCGTTCGACCTGTGGCGCAGGATTTCCGGCCTGCCGGAGGAACGGATCATCCGGATCGCGACCAGCGACAATTTCTGGTCGATGGGGGATACCGGCCCCTGCGGCCCGTGCAGCGAGATTTTCTACGATCACGGCGATCATATTCCGGGCGGCCCTCCCGGCTCTCCGGATGAGGATGGCGACCGCTTCATCGAGATCTGGAATCTCGTGTTCATGCAGTTCGAGCAGGCGGCCGATGGCAGCCGCAGCGAATTGCCGAAGCCCAGCATCGACACCGGCATGGGGCTGGAACGCATCGCCGCGGTGATGCAGGGCGTGCATGACAATTACGATACGGACACTTTCAAGGCCCTGATCGCGGCATCCGAAAGCCTCACCGGCGTCAGGGCGGCGGGCGATCATGTGGCGAGCCATCGGGTGATCGCGGATCATCTGCGCTCGACGAGCTTTCTGGTGGCGGACGGCGTACTCCCTTCCAACGAAGGGCGGGGCTATGTGCTGCGCCGGATCATGCGCCGCGCCATGCGCCATGCCCATCTGCTCGGCGCTTCCGAGCCTTTGATGCATCGCCTGGTTCCCGCTCTGGTTACCGAGATGGGGCAGGCCTATCCGGAGCTTGGCCGCGCGCAGCCGCTTATCCAGGAAGTGCTGGAGAGGGAGGAAACCCGCTTCCGCCAGACCCTCGACAAGGGCTTGAAGCTGCTGGACGAAGCGACCGGCGGCATGGCGGCGGGCGAGAGCCTGCCCGGTGAAACGGCATTCCGGCTCTACGATACCTATGGCTTTCCTTACGACCTGACCGAAGATGCGCTGCGCGCGCGCGGAATTGGCGTGGACCGCGAAGGGTTCGACGCGGCCATGGCCCAGCAGAAGGCGGCCGCGCGAGCGGCGTGGAAAGGCTCCGGCGCGGCGGCGGACGGCGAATTGTGGTTCGACATCGCCGAGCGGGAAGGGGCGACGGAGTTCACGGGCTATAGCTCGACCAGCGGAGAAGGCCGCGTGGTTGCCCTTGTCGTCGACGGCAAGGAAGTGCAATCGGCGGAGGCTGGCGCGGAGGTCATCGTGCTGACCAACCAGACGCCGTTCTATGGCGAAAGCGGCGGCCAGACCGGGGACGCAGGCCGTATCGGCAACAGCAGCGGGCTGTCCATATCCGTTTCCGACACGTCGAAGCCGCTCGGGCGGCTGCATGCCCACCATGGCAGGATCGAGGCGGGCCGGATCGCGGTGGGCGAAACGGTCCATCTCGAAATCGATGTCGAACGGCGCGATGCGATCCGCGCGAACCATTCCGCGACCCATCTGCTGCACGCCGCCCTGCGCAATCGCTTGGGCGATCACGTCACCCAGAAGGGTTCGCTGGTGGCCGAGGACCGGCTGCGGTTCGATTTTTCGCATCCCAAGCCGCTGACCGACGCGGATATTGCCGCGATCGAGGCCGAGGTGAACGCCGAGATCCGCCATAATGAGCCTGTCGTTACCCGCCTGATGAGCCCCGATGACGCCATCGCCGCCGGCGCGATGGCTCTCTTCGGGGAAAAATACGGCGAGGAGGTTCGCGTCCTTTCGATGGGCCGGGCGGACGGCGATGCGAAATTCTATTCCGTGGAACTGTGCGGGGGCACCCATGTGCGCGCGCTGGGCGACATCGCCTTGTTCCGCATCGTGTCGGAAAGCGCGGTTTCTTCCGGCGTGCGCCGGATCGAGGCGCTGACGGGCGAGGCGGCCCGGCAGTGGCTGGTCGCCCGCGAGGATGCGCTCAAGGCGGTTGCCGGGGCAATGAAAACCGCGCCCGAGGAAGTCGTGGGCCGGGTTGCCGCGCTGATGGACGAACGCAAGCGGCTGGAAAAGGAACTGGCCGAAGCGAAGAAGGCCCTTGCCCTGGGCGGGGGCGGCTCTGCCTCTCCGACGGCGTCGGTCGAACAGATCGGCGGGGTGAACTTCACCTATCAGATCCTCGAAGGCTTCGACCCCAAGGGGCTTCGGGCACTGGTCGACGAGAACAAGAAGCAGCTTGGCAGTGGCGCGAATGCCGTGATTTCCGTGGTCGATGGCCGGGCCACCATTGCCGTCGGCGTGACCGATGACCTTGCCGGCCGCGTCAGCGCGGTCGATCTCGTCCGCGCGGGGGTCGAGGCGCTCGGCGGGAAAGGCGGCGGCGGCAGGCCGGACATGGCCCAGGGCGGCGGCCCGGATGGCGGCAAGGCTCAGGATGCGATAGCGGCGGTCAAGGCCGTGCTCGCCGGCTGA
- the dapA gene encoding 4-hydroxy-tetrahydrodipicolinate synthase, with protein sequence MFSGSIPALVTPFRDGAFDEAAFRRLVDWQIENGSSALVPCGTTGEASTLTNEEHHHVIQVCVEQAAGRVPVIAGCGSNDTRNALMHMQYSRKVGADAALVVAPYYNRPNQEGLIAHFSHLAEHGELPIVLYNVPGRTVTDIAPETVVELACSYPDRIIGIKDASGDLSRVTDHRMGIGNGFCQLSGDDELALPANAAGAVGCISVTANVAPRLCADFQQACAEGDFARARELNDLLYPLHYAMFEDASPGPCKYALTRVHNWLTEDLRLPLTPCNAAARKAVDEALDHAGLI encoded by the coding sequence ATGTTTTCCGGTTCTATTCCGGCTTTGGTGACTCCGTTTCGCGATGGAGCGTTCGATGAGGCCGCTTTTCGCCGCCTGGTGGATTGGCAGATCGAAAACGGGTCCAGCGCGCTGGTGCCCTGCGGAACCACCGGCGAGGCATCGACCCTGACCAATGAAGAGCATCACCATGTGATCCAGGTCTGCGTGGAGCAGGCGGCGGGACGGGTTCCGGTCATCGCCGGCTGCGGATCGAACGATACCAGAAACGCCCTGATGCATATGCAGTATTCCAGGAAGGTCGGCGCCGATGCCGCTCTTGTAGTCGCGCCTTATTACAACCGGCCGAACCAGGAGGGGCTGATCGCCCATTTCTCCCATCTGGCCGAGCATGGCGAATTGCCGATCGTGCTTTACAACGTGCCCGGCCGCACGGTGACGGACATCGCCCCGGAAACCGTGGTGGAGCTTGCCTGCAGCTATCCGGACAGGATCATCGGCATCAAGGATGCGAGCGGCGATCTTTCGCGCGTGACCGATCATCGCATGGGAATCGGCAATGGCTTCTGCCAGCTTTCAGGCGACGATGAACTGGCCCTGCCTGCCAATGCGGCCGGGGCCGTGGGCTGCATTTCCGTTACCGCCAATGTCGCACCCCGGCTTTGCGCCGATTTCCAGCAGGCCTGCGCCGAGGGTGATTTCGCGCGGGCGCGCGAGCTGAACGACCTGCTCTATCCGCTGCATTACGCCATGTTCGAGGATGCCTCGCCGGGGCCTTGCAAATACGCGCTGACCCGGGTCCACAACTGGCTGACCGAGGATCTGCGGCTTCCGCTCACTCCCTGCAATGCCGCCGCGCGCAAGGCGGTGGACGAGGCGCTGGATCACGCGGGGCTGATCTGA
- a CDS encoding class I SAM-dependent methyltransferase produces the protein MATKADWQEATGKVWAENIRLTDRAFSGLTQIMLERLAGVPGDRILDIGCGGGELSLALGEARPNAGVTGIDVSRDLVEAAQRRAGEYPNIQFELADAATWRKDGFAPDLLVSRHGVMFFDDPVGAFAHFCEISADGAQLFFSCFRSPQLNVWASEAVRLLELPPPPDPYAPGPFAFAEEDHVRSILARAGWRDIAVDPVDFRFVAGAGPDSLAEALDFYTRIGPAARAMKTMEEGEQAEVLQRLQRWLATQRGDDLIAFPAAAWIVTARRRD, from the coding sequence ATGGCGACCAAGGCTGATTGGCAGGAGGCGACGGGGAAGGTCTGGGCGGAGAATATCCGCCTTACCGATCGTGCCTTTTCCGGATTGACGCAGATCATGCTGGAACGTCTGGCCGGCGTTCCGGGCGATCGCATCCTCGACATCGGGTGCGGCGGCGGCGAATTGTCCCTGGCCTTGGGCGAAGCCCGGCCGAATGCCGGGGTGACGGGCATCGACGTGTCCCGCGATCTGGTTGAGGCGGCGCAGCGTCGCGCGGGCGAATATCCGAATATCCAATTCGAGCTGGCCGATGCGGCGACCTGGCGGAAAGACGGCTTCGCGCCCGATCTGCTGGTGTCGCGCCATGGCGTGATGTTCTTCGACGATCCGGTTGGCGCCTTCGCTCATTTTTGCGAAATTTCGGCTGACGGCGCGCAGCTTTTCTTTTCCTGTTTCCGCAGCCCGCAATTGAATGTCTGGGCCAGCGAAGCGGTCCGATTGCTGGAGCTTCCGCCTCCGCCCGACCCTTATGCGCCGGGTCCGTTCGCCTTTGCGGAGGAGGATCATGTCCGTTCGATTCTCGCCAGGGCAGGCTGGCGCGATATTGCGGTTGATCCGGTCGATTTCCGATTTGTCGCCGGGGCCGGACCGGATTCGCTGGCGGAAGCGCTTGATTTCTACACCAGGATCGGCCCGGCCGCGCGCGCCATGAAGACCATGGAGGAGGGTGAGCAGGCCGAGGTCCTGCAGCGGCTCCAGCGCTGGCTGGCCACGCAGCGCGGCGATGATCTGATCGCTTTCCCCGCCGCCGCCTGGATCGTGACCGCGCGGAGGCGCGATTGA
- the smpB gene encoding SsrA-binding protein SmpB, whose amino-acid sequence MARPKPTTFDKKKTVAENRRARFDYHIEDTFEAGIALTGTEVKSLRFGEGSIAESYAEVKNGEVWLINSNVPEFSHGNRFNHEPKRPRKLLLHEREIARLHGAVERKGMTLVPLSVYFNSRGRAKVELALAKGKQAHDKRQTIKDRDWKRDQARIMRDRG is encoded by the coding sequence ATGGCCCGTCCCAAACCCACCACCTTCGACAAGAAGAAGACCGTCGCGGAAAATCGCCGCGCGCGGTTCGACTATCATATCGAGGATACGTTCGAGGCCGGGATCGCCCTGACCGGGACCGAGGTGAAGAGCCTGCGCTTCGGCGAAGGCTCCATCGCCGAAAGCTATGCCGAGGTGAAAAACGGCGAAGTGTGGCTTATCAATTCCAATGTTCCGGAATTCAGCCATGGAAACCGTTTCAACCACGAGCCGAAACGCCCGCGCAAGCTGCTGCTGCATGAGCGGGAGATCGCCCGCCTGCATGGCGCGGTGGAGCGCAAGGGCATGACCCTGGTGCCCTTGTCGGTCTATTTCAACTCGCGGGGCCGGGCGAAGGTGGAGCTGGCCCTGGCCAAGGGCAAGCAGGCCCATGACAAGCGCCAGACGATCAAGGACCGGGACTGGAAGCGCGACCAGGCCAGGATCATGCGGGATCGCGGTTGA
- the recA gene encoding recombinase RecA, with protein sequence MAASLKLVDKENNVDRQKALEAALAQIDRAFGKGSAMKLGSREAMQVEAISTGSLGLDIALGIGGLPRGRIIEIYGPESSGKTTLALHAIAEAQKTGGTAAFVDAEHALDPVYAKKLGVDIDELIVSQPDTGEQALEIVDTLVRSNAIDVLVIDSVAALVPRAEIEGEMGDSHVGLQARLMSQALRKLTGSISRSRCMVIFINQVRMKIGVMYGNPETTTGGNALKFYASVRLDIRRTGQIKDRDDIVGNATRVKVVKNKVAPPFKQVEFDIMYGEGISKIGEILDLGVKAGLVEKSGAWFSYDSIRIGQGRENAKQYLKENPEICTRLEAAIRGRTDQVAEEMMSGPDADDDI encoded by the coding sequence ATGGCGGCAAGTTTGAAGCTCGTGGATAAGGAAAACAACGTGGATCGTCAGAAGGCGCTCGAAGCCGCGCTCGCTCAGATCGACCGGGCCTTCGGCAAGGGTTCCGCGATGAAGCTGGGCAGCCGGGAAGCCATGCAGGTGGAAGCGATTTCCACCGGCTCGCTCGGGCTGGACATCGCCCTGGGCATTGGCGGGCTGCCGCGCGGCCGGATCATCGAAATCTACGGGCCGGAAAGCTCCGGCAAGACCACGCTGGCCCTGCATGCCATCGCGGAAGCGCAGAAGACGGGCGGCACCGCCGCCTTCGTGGATGCGGAACATGCGCTCGATCCGGTCTATGCCAAGAAGCTGGGCGTCGACATCGACGAGCTGATCGTGTCCCAGCCGGATACGGGTGAGCAGGCGCTGGAAATCGTGGACACGCTGGTGCGTTCCAATGCGATCGACGTGCTGGTGATCGATTCGGTCGCCGCGCTGGTTCCGCGGGCGGAAATCGAAGGCGAGATGGGCGACAGCCATGTCGGCCTGCAGGCGCGGCTGATGTCGCAGGCATTGCGCAAGCTGACGGGCTCCATCAGCCGTTCGCGCTGCATGGTGATCTTCATCAACCAGGTCCGCATGAAGATCGGCGTGATGTACGGCAATCCGGAAACGACGACGGGCGGCAATGCGCTGAAATTCTATGCATCGGTCCGGCTCGACATCCGCCGCACCGGCCAGATCAAGGACCGGGACGATATCGTCGGCAACGCCACGCGGGTGAAGGTCGTCAAGAACAAGGTTGCCCCGCCGTTCAAGCAGGTCGAATTCGACATCATGTATGGCGAAGGCATTTCCAAGATCGGGGAAATTCTCGATCTGGGCGTCAAGGCGGGCCTCGTCGAGAAATCCGGCGCCTGGTTCAGCTATGACAGCATCCGGATCGGGCAGGGCCGGGAAAATGCCAAGCAGTATCTCAAGGAAAATCCTGAAATTTGCACCCGGTTGGAAGCCGCGATTCGCGGCCGCACCGATCAGGTCGCCGAGGAGATGATGTCGGGTCCGGACGCGGACGACGATATCTGA